TAGTAGAAGATGTCCCAGACACCGAAGGCCAGCATGAAGTAGCAGAACTTCTGGAAGCGATTGCGGCCGGCAACCCACCCGACGCTTATCAGCATGACGATGGTGGCGATCTCCCGGCCGAACTCGATGCGTATCAACGGGTCGACCACGTGCCTGCCGCCTTCCCAGTTGACCACCAGCGGAAAGCTGAAGCCGTCCGGGAAATATATGTGACGGAGGTAGACCACCACGGCGCTCTCGACCCAGGCAAAGGCCACGGCGAAAACCACCACGCACAGCCAGGCGGCCAGGGCGCTCGGCGCCCTGACGCCGGTCGCGGTTTTCCGTTGGTTGCCCGTTGAATCCATGCCGCCCAGTTTACCACATTTTGCATGGGCCGGCATCTCTTTTGTGCACAGGATCCCCTCCGCTGCGGTTTGCGGCAATAACCCTCAGGCTTTTGCAGCCGCAAGACAAACATCAACAAATCAAATTTGCTTTGTTTGCGCGAGTCGTGCATTTCTGGTATGGTTTGGAATCGCCGCTGCCCCCTAAAAAGGCGGTCTTTGCTGCGCCTCGACCAGCAGCGGGAGATGCTCCACCGTATGGCATTGCCTGGCGGAATCGTAAGGAATGTTACCCTACATCAATTCCCTCGCTGTTGCGGGCGAAGCATGTAATGGTTGGTGACCGGATGGGGCCAGAAGATCGACTTCAATTCAAATCCAAAGAGATCGAGGCCCGCTTTGTGGATCCTGCGGGCAAAGCGGTGGTGAAACGGATCGAAATCCGAACGAATCCCATTACCCGCCGGTCCTGCCGCATCACCTACAGCAGAAAGGACGAAAAGGAAGCCGGTACGGATACCCTGCCGCCGCCTCCTCCCGATGCCCTCGATTCGGAAAACTGCCCTTTTTGCCGACATCATGTGTTGAGCCGCACACCACGGTTACCGGCAAACGGCTTTTCACAGGAGCGCCTGGTGCTGAACGAATCCATCCTGTTTCCAAATCTGTTCCCCTACGGCAGTCACTCGGCGGTCAGCATTTTTGGCGACCGACACTATGTGGAAATCGGAACCGCCCGGCCCTCCAGCTACAGGGACAGCTTTAAAAATGCCGTGCGATATTTGCAACAGGTGCGGGGAATCGACCCCGCGGCCGTCTATACCTCCATCACCCAGAACCACCTCCCCTCTGCCGGGGGATCGCTGGTCCATCCGCACCTGCAGATAAATGCGGACAGGGAACCCGGCAACCATCAGCGTTTCCTGATGCACAAAAGCAGGCAGTACTACAATGACCATCGCGTCCTGATCTTCTCGGATTATCTGCGGCACGAAAAAGCCGCCGGCAGCCGGTACATCGGCAAGAGCGGCGGCTGGGAGTGGCTGGCCGCTTTTGCCCCGGAAGGGTTTTACGAATTGTGGGCGATCCTTCCGGGGGTGACATCGTGGGCGGAACTGGATGACGGCCGCCTCATGCATCTTGCAACGGGAATCGTCAATGCCCAGAGGTTTTATCGAAGCCTCAACCGGAACGGCTACAACCTCGGACTGCTGTCCGTCGAAGTGCCGGAGAGCCGACTGGAATTGAGAGTGGTAATGGTTGTCCGCTCCAACTATGCGCCCTGGGTGCGCAACGACCACACCGGGTTCGAGCTGATGCTGGGCGATATGGCAACTTTCACCCCTCCCGAAGAGACCGCCGCCCTGGCTCGGCCTTTTTGGAATGCATCGACACGGCTTGCCATTTCGCCACATGAAGAAACACTGATGGCACGGCGCGAATGACCAATTCCCCATATTCTCTTCGGAGTAAGAAAGGAGGTCCATGAACGCAAAACAAATCACTCCAGACTTTCAAGTCCGTCTTTTCACCAGCATGATTTTGATCCGAACGTTCGAAGAAAAAATTGTTGCTCTCAGCCAGGAGCCCTACCGACTGCCAGGCATGCAGATCCTGGCCAACGGCCAGGAAGCGGTAGCCACGGGTATCGTTTCGGCCCTTGAGCCGGACGACGTCATCGTCAGCAATCACCGCAGTCACGGCCACCTGTTAGCCAGGGACGCCGACCTCAATTCGTTGATGGCCGAGATCATGGCCAAAGCGGACGGCGTCAACCGTGGCAAGGCCGGCACGCTGCACCTGGCCGTGCCTGAGGTCAATGCCCTGATGACCTCAACGGTAGTTGGCGCCGGGCCGCTTCTGGCCCTGGGGGCTGCCTTTGCTCAGCAATATCAAGCGCTGAAAGGGGTGACGGTGGTGTTCTTCGGTGACGGCGCAGCAGCTGAAGGGAGCGTGCACGAAGCTATGAATTTGTCCGGCATCTGGAAACTGCCGGTCCTGTTCGTTTGCGAAAACAACGGGTGGGCGGGCGCCCAGCGCCCGGAAGAGCATTCCGCAACCCGCAAAATTCACGAGCGAGCCGAGGGCTATGGTATGCCCGGCAGGAGTGTGGACGGCAATGATGTAGAAGCGGTCTACCACCTGAGCCTTGAACTTCTCGACCACTGCCGCTCGGGAAAGGGGCCGGCTTTTATGGAACCCATGACCTACCGCATGCGAGGGCATGGAGAACAGGATCACCAGCACTATGTTGATCCATCGGAACTGGACGCATGGGCCCTAAAGTGCCCAGTAAAGAGGTATCGCCAGGCGCTCCTCGATGCCGGCGTTCTGGATGAAGCCCATATTCAAAAGATCGAGCAGGATGCCGAACGGCGCGTAGAAGGGGCTGTGGCCTTTGGTGACGCCAGTCCGTATCCTGAACCCGACACCGCCATGACCGATTTGTTCGTCCAGCCGCCCAGTGCCTGAAAGGAGCCACACCATGAGTGAAAAAACATTCGGAAATGCCTTAAACGACGCGCTGTCCACTGCCATGGATATGGATGACACCGTATTTATTGCTGGCGAGGGAGTAGGGGTGTCCATTCACCAGGACCCCAACATGCCGACCTACGGTCTTTTGGACAAATTTGGTCGACGCCGGGTGAAAGACACGCCGGTCAGTGAGGCGGCCATTGCCGGGCTCGCTGTGGGGTCTTCCTGCATGGGGCTTCGACCGGTGGTGGAGATTATGTTTTTCCCGTTCATTACCCTGGCCAGCGATATGCTGGTCAACCATGCCGGAAAATTGCGCTACATGAGCAGCGGAAAATCCAGCTTTCCCCTGACTGTGCGGGTAAAAGCCGGTGTAGGATTCGGCGCCGGTAGTCAACATTCTCACAATCTGGAAGCATGGTTGGCCCACAGTCCAGGCCTGAAAATCGTTTGGCCGGCAACCGTCGAAGATGCCAAAGGGCTTCTTCTAAGCGCCATCTTTGATCCGGATCCGGTCATCGTGGTAGAAGACATGTTTCTTTATAGGATGCCGGGAGAGCTGCCGGAAGGAAACTTCCACACACCCTTGGGCAAGGCCCGGGTGGCCGTGCCGGGTACCGATTGTACCGTGATTGCATACGGCATGGCCCTTTACACCGCCATGAAAGCGCTTGAAACATTGAGTGAGAAAGACATCTCGTGTGAGGTAATCGACTTGCGGTCTCTGGTACCTTTGGACAAAACCTGTATCCTCGAATCGGTCCGCAAGACGGGGCGGCTAGTTGTGGTACATGAGGCCAACCGTTTCTGCGGCTTCGGGGCAGAATTGGCTGCCATGGTGGCTGAGGAGGCATTCGAAGCCTTGAAGGGGCCCGTCAAACGCGTCGGTGCGCCACAGATTCCTGTGCCGGTCGCATCCAGCCTCGAAAAGATTTTCAAGCCTAGTCCGGAGGATGTTGTCGCGGCGGTTCTGGAAACGATGGGTAAGTAAAAGGGCGATTATCCGCAAAGCCGACCCGGCGGATCGGTTCATACCTACGCGTGAACCGACAAGATCCTGGCCGGATTCCCCTTGGTTATCTTGTCGATGGTTGCATCGGGCACACCGATCTCCCTCAGCATGGGGACCGTGTATACCAGCAGCCGGCAGTACCCTTCGCCGCCGAAGCGCCGCAGCAGGAATTTGATGAAGGTGTCCGTGCCCACCACCAGCTGATTTTCATAGCCCGCATCAATCAGCTCCTTTAAAATGGCGATTCTCATCCAGTCGTTGATGTGGGTAAACCCCAGGGGTTCGGCGTCCCAGTAGTGGCCGAAGCAGTCGATGGAAAGGTTGGCGCCGCGGTCGAGCAGCCGCCGGGCATGCGTCAGGTCGATGCCCCGGGTGCCGGGGTCCAGGATCAGGTCTTTCAGAATCCTTGAAGCGCACTTGGCATCGTTGTGGGCGATCACCACCCGGCCGAAATCCAACCCCTCCTCGGCAATGATGTCGGCAATCCAGGGGCCGTCCTCGGGTGCCAGCAGCATGCCCTGGTGGACGGTCATGGAATAACCGGTTTCCCCAGCCACCCTTGCGCCGGCCCGCAGGGCCCTGACCTCGTCCTGCGACGATTTGTCTTCTATGGCGATCTTGATGTGGCCCGGCATCACGTCCGTTGCGTCCATTCCGTTTTGGATCTCGTCGCGCATGAAGGCGGCCATCGCTTCGATGGTCATGCCGGCGAACCGCTCGGGCCACGAATCCCTCGAATAAAAGCCTGTGGGCGCAACGATGTGCACGCCGCTCTTTTCTGAAATGCGGCGCAGCCCCAACGGATCCCCCCGCAGCCCCGGAGAACTC
This genomic interval from Deltaproteobacteria bacterium contains the following:
- a CDS encoding alpha-ketoacid dehydrogenase subunit beta produces the protein MSEKTFGNALNDALSTAMDMDDTVFIAGEGVGVSIHQDPNMPTYGLLDKFGRRRVKDTPVSEAAIAGLAVGSSCMGLRPVVEIMFFPFITLASDMLVNHAGKLRYMSSGKSSFPLTVRVKAGVGFGAGSQHSHNLEAWLAHSPGLKIVWPATVEDAKGLLLSAIFDPDPVIVVEDMFLYRMPGELPEGNFHTPLGKARVAVPGTDCTVIAYGMALYTAMKALETLSEKDISCEVIDLRSLVPLDKTCILESVRKTGRLVVVHEANRFCGFGAELAAMVAEEAFEALKGPVKRVGAPQIPVPVASSLEKIFKPSPEDVVAAVLETMGK
- a CDS encoding thiamine pyrophosphate-dependent dehydrogenase E1 component subunit alpha — encoded protein: MNAKQITPDFQVRLFTSMILIRTFEEKIVALSQEPYRLPGMQILANGQEAVATGIVSALEPDDVIVSNHRSHGHLLARDADLNSLMAEIMAKADGVNRGKAGTLHLAVPEVNALMTSTVVGAGPLLALGAAFAQQYQALKGVTVVFFGDGAAAEGSVHEAMNLSGIWKLPVLFVCENNGWAGAQRPEEHSATRKIHERAEGYGMPGRSVDGNDVEAVYHLSLELLDHCRSGKGPAFMEPMTYRMRGHGEQDHQHYVDPSELDAWALKCPVKRYRQALLDAGVLDEAHIQKIEQDAERRVEGAVAFGDASPYPEPDTAMTDLFVQPPSA
- a CDS encoding galactose-1-phosphate uridylyltransferase, which translates into the protein MGPEDRLQFKSKEIEARFVDPAGKAVVKRIEIRTNPITRRSCRITYSRKDEKEAGTDTLPPPPPDALDSENCPFCRHHVLSRTPRLPANGFSQERLVLNESILFPNLFPYGSHSAVSIFGDRHYVEIGTARPSSYRDSFKNAVRYLQQVRGIDPAAVYTSITQNHLPSAGGSLVHPHLQINADREPGNHQRFLMHKSRQYYNDHRVLIFSDYLRHEKAAGSRYIGKSGGWEWLAAFAPEGFYELWAILPGVTSWAELDDGRLMHLATGIVNAQRFYRSLNRNGYNLGLLSVEVPESRLELRVVMVVRSNYAPWVRNDHTGFELMLGDMATFTPPEETAALARPFWNASTRLAISPHEETLMARRE
- a CDS encoding phosphotriesterase, with product MATVMTVRGPVEANALGFTSMHDHTLLDARFMRKRYEAFIPEDAPVQPDEALSLANLGALKHGFILSNDLLELKDEEIMSGELADFKTMGGSALVDMSSPGLRGDPLGLRRISEKSGVHIVAPTGFYSRDSWPERFAGMTIEAMAAFMRDEIQNGMDATDVMPGHIKIAIEDKSSQDEVRALRAGARVAGETGYSMTVHQGMLLAPEDGPWIADIIAEEGLDFGRVVIAHNDAKCASRILKDLILDPGTRGIDLTHARRLLDRGANLSIDCFGHYWDAEPLGFTHINDWMRIAILKELIDAGYENQLVVGTDTFIKFLLRRFGGEGYCRLLVYTVPMLREIGVPDATIDKITKGNPARILSVHA